Proteins encoded by one window of Xylella fastidiosa:
- the yhbY gene encoding ribosome assembly RNA-binding protein YhbY, giving the protein MTIALTSAQNRFLRGQAHHLKILLQTGDKGLTSAFLSELNDVLERHELIKVKVVNDDREMRDMLIATLTAQSGSVLVQRIGHIAILYRCSKGRCQIVLPRA; this is encoded by the coding sequence ATGACCATCGCGCTCACTTCCGCTCAAAATCGTTTCCTGCGTGGCCAAGCCCATCATCTCAAAATTTTATTGCAAACTGGCGATAAGGGGTTGACTTCCGCATTTCTTTCAGAATTAAACGATGTCCTGGAACGGCATGAACTTATCAAGGTGAAGGTTGTTAATGATGATCGCGAAATGCGCGATATGCTGATTGCTACGCTGACTGCTCAGAGCGGTAGCGTATTGGTCCAGCGTATTGGTCACATCGCTATTCTGTACCGCTGCAGTAAGGGAAGATGTCAAATCGTGTTGCCTCGCGCTTAA
- a CDS encoding Mth938-like domain-containing protein, with product MLFTQEQPDYIYVLRLADANHARINDRVLYSSFILMPDKLVEDWSVAKPEQLQATDLEPVLALAPTLVILSTGNRHIFPPAVVLATCLTRGIGIEIMTNDASARTYNVLASEGRRVALAMILSGER from the coding sequence GTGCTCTTTACTCAGGAACAACCTGATTACATCTACGTCCTACGCCTTGCTGATGCCAACCATGCGCGCATCAATGATCGAGTGCTGTATTCCAGCTTCATCCTGATGCCGGACAAATTAGTTGAGGATTGGTCAGTGGCCAAGCCGGAGCAGTTGCAAGCAACCGATTTGGAACCCGTGCTGGCGTTGGCACCGACGCTAGTCATTCTATCCACTGGAAATCGTCACATCTTTCCTCCAGCCGTAGTGCTGGCAACCTGCCTGACGCGTGGAATCGGCATCGAAATCATGACCAACGATGCCTCAGCGCGTACTTACAATGTGTTGGCTAGTGAGGGGCGGCGCGTGGCATTGGCGATGATCTTATCTGGCGAGCGGTAA
- the ilvD gene encoding dihydroxy-acid dehydratase — MPEYRSKTSTYGRNMAGARALWRATGMKDDDFQKPIIAIANSFTQFVPGHVHLKDLGQLVAREIERLGGVAKEFNTIAVDDGIAMGHDGMLYSLPSREIIADSVEYMANAHCADALVCISNCDKITPGMLMASLRLNIPTVFVSGGPMEAGKTTLADHKLDLVDAMVLAADPHASDEEVATVERSACPTCGSCSGMFTANSMNCLTEALGLSLPGNGTVVATHSDRKQLFLNAGRTVIELCHRWYGAEDATALPRGIATFAAFENAITLDIAMGGSTNTILHLLAAAQEAEVSFTMQDIDRLSRNVPQLCKVAPNTQKYHIEDVHRAGGIFGILAELARGNLLHTDVATVHSKTLGEAIATWDIIGTQDEAVHTFYKAGSAGIPTQVAFSQSTRWPSLDTDRTEGCIRDMEHAFSKEGGLAVLYGNIAQDGCVVKTAGVDASIHVFEGSALVYESQEAAVKGILSDEVQPGMIVVIRYEGPKGGPGMQEMLYPTSYLKSKGLGKQCALFTDGRFSGGTSGLSIGHASPEAAAGGAIGLIRDGDRIRIDIPQRAINVLISEEELASRRLEQHAIGWKPAQSRTRKVSSALKAYALLATSADKGAVRNKTLL; from the coding sequence ATGCCTGAGTACCGATCCAAAACTTCCACCTACGGCCGCAATATGGCTGGTGCGCGTGCGTTATGGCGCGCTACCGGCATGAAGGATGACGACTTCCAGAAGCCGATCATCGCGATTGCTAATTCTTTCACTCAATTCGTCCCAGGGCACGTTCATCTAAAGGATCTTGGCCAGCTAGTCGCACGTGAAATTGAGCGTCTCGGTGGTGTAGCCAAAGAATTCAACACGATTGCGGTAGATGACGGTATCGCGATGGGGCACGACGGAATGCTGTATTCGCTACCTAGTCGTGAAATCATCGCCGACTCCGTCGAATACATGGCAAACGCGCATTGTGCTGATGCGCTGGTATGCATCTCCAACTGCGACAAAATCACTCCTGGCATGCTGATGGCATCGCTCCGCCTGAACATCCCAACGGTGTTCGTCTCAGGTGGGCCGATGGAAGCCGGAAAAACGACACTGGCTGATCACAAACTCGACCTAGTTGACGCAATGGTGCTGGCTGCCGACCCTCACGCGAGTGACGAGGAAGTTGCTACCGTGGAACGCAGTGCCTGCCCCACTTGCGGTTCATGTTCGGGCATGTTTACTGCCAACTCGATGAACTGTCTCACCGAAGCACTCGGTTTATCCTTGCCAGGTAACGGGACTGTCGTTGCGACGCATTCTGACCGTAAACAACTGTTTTTGAACGCAGGACGCACTGTCATTGAGTTATGTCACCGCTGGTATGGGGCTGAAGATGCCACCGCATTACCTCGAGGCATTGCTACATTTGCTGCGTTCGAAAACGCGATAACCCTAGATATCGCGATGGGCGGCTCGACTAATACGATTTTGCACCTACTTGCAGCCGCACAGGAGGCGGAAGTGTCTTTTACGATGCAAGACATTGATCGCTTGTCACGGAATGTGCCGCAATTATGCAAAGTTGCTCCCAACACGCAGAAATACCATATTGAGGATGTGCACCGCGCTGGAGGCATCTTCGGGATTCTAGCTGAATTGGCACGGGGAAACTTGTTACATACTGACGTCGCAACCGTACATAGCAAAACCCTGGGTGAGGCCATCGCCACATGGGACATTATCGGGACGCAGGATGAAGCGGTCCATACGTTTTATAAAGCAGGTTCAGCAGGCATCCCAACCCAGGTGGCCTTCAGTCAAAGTACGCGTTGGCCGTCACTCGATACTGATCGTACCGAAGGCTGCATCCGTGACATGGAGCATGCGTTCTCGAAGGAAGGAGGCTTGGCAGTGCTCTATGGCAACATTGCCCAGGATGGCTGCGTCGTAAAGACCGCCGGTGTAGACGCATCAATCCATGTGTTCGAAGGTTCGGCCCTGGTGTACGAAAGCCAGGAGGCAGCGGTCAAAGGAATCCTTAGCGACGAGGTACAACCAGGCATGATCGTCGTGATTCGCTACGAAGGCCCCAAGGGCGGCCCTGGCATGCAGGAGATGCTGTATCCAACGTCGTATTTGAAGTCCAAAGGTCTCGGGAAGCAATGTGCTCTATTCACCGATGGCCGGTTTTCTGGCGGGACCTCAGGTTTATCAATTGGCCACGCTTCACCCGAAGCCGCAGCAGGTGGTGCTATTGGCCTCATCCGGGATGGCGACCGTATCCGCATCGACATTCCACAGCGCGCGATCAATGTGCTCATCAGCGAAGAGGAGTTGGCTTCACGGCGCCTCGAACAACATGCCATCGGCTGGAAGCCGGCCCAGTCACGGACGCGTAAGGTCAGCAGTGCTCTGAAGGCGTATGCATTACTTGCAACCAGCGCCGACAAGGGGGCCGTACGCAACAAAACGCTACTTTGA